A genomic segment from Glycine soja cultivar W05 chromosome 18, ASM419377v2, whole genome shotgun sequence encodes:
- the LOC114395385 gene encoding nudix hydrolase 10-like isoform X1 → MDLSVKILPATNDVHGGVIVDLKEPMDSEDFATLLRSSLLHWKQQGKDGVWIKLPIELVNLAETAVKEGFWYHHAEPNYLMLVYWIPKTGCTIPPNASHRVAVGAIVLNDKKEVLVVKEKRGGFHGIGVWKIPTGLVDAGEEIFEAAIREVKEETGIDTEFVEVLAFRHTHNSFFGKSDISFICMLCPLSFDIKKQELEIEAAQWMPFKEFADQPFNQMHEPFKYMIELCLAKVEKVYNGFSPRPVSSYFVEELNYLYLNSHGLDKSS, encoded by the exons ATGGATTTAAGTGTTAAAATTCTCCCTGCCACCAATGATGTACATGGAGGAGTCATTGTGGACTTAAAGGAGCCTATGGACTCTGAAGATTTTGCTACTTTGCTTAGATCTTCACTTTTACATTGGAAGCAACAG GGAAAAGATGGTGTTTGGATCAAGCTACCTATTGAGCTTGTTaatcttgctgaaactgcagtTAAG GAGGGTTTTTGGTACCACCATGCAGAGCCAAACTATCTAATGCTAGTTTACTGGATTCCAAAAACTGGCTGCACAATACCTCCAAATGCTTCCCATCGTGTAGCAGTTGGCGCAATTGTCCTGAATGATAAGAAAGAG GTTCTTGTGGTCAAGGAAAAGAGAGGTGGATTTCATGGGATTGGTGTTTGGAAGATACCTACTGGATTAGTTGATGCA GGTGAGGAGATTTTTGAAGCAGCTATTAGAGAAGTTAAAGAAGAGACAGGA aTTGACACAGAATTTGTGGAAGTACTAGCATTCAG ACACACACACAATTCATTCTTTGGAAAATCAGatatatcttttatttgcaTGCTGTGTCCTCTTTCTTTTGACATCAAAAAGCAAGAACTGGAAATTGAGGCAGCTCAG TGGATGCCGTTCAAGGAATTTGCTGATCAACCTTTTAATCAGATGCATGAACCCTTCAAGTACATGATTGAATTATGCTTGGCAAAGGTTGAAAAAGTCTATAATGGATTCTCTCCGCGACCTGTCTCGTCGTATTTCGTGGAGGAGTTGAATTATCTATATTTGAATAGCCATGGCCTGGACAAATCTTCTTAA
- the LOC114395385 gene encoding nudix hydrolase 2-like isoform X2, which produces MDLSVKILPATNDVHGGVIVDLKEPMDSEDFATLLRSSLLHWKQQGKDGVWIKLPIELVNLAETAVKEGFWYHHAEPNYLMLVYWIPKTGCTIPPNASHRVAVGAIVLNDKKEVLVVKEKRGGFHGIGVWKIPTGLVDAGEEIFEAAIREVKEETGIDTEFVEVLAFRHTHNSFFGKSDISFICMLCPLSFDIKKQELEIEAAQLLKNDCGTNYSIGI; this is translated from the exons ATGGATTTAAGTGTTAAAATTCTCCCTGCCACCAATGATGTACATGGAGGAGTCATTGTGGACTTAAAGGAGCCTATGGACTCTGAAGATTTTGCTACTTTGCTTAGATCTTCACTTTTACATTGGAAGCAACAG GGAAAAGATGGTGTTTGGATCAAGCTACCTATTGAGCTTGTTaatcttgctgaaactgcagtTAAG GAGGGTTTTTGGTACCACCATGCAGAGCCAAACTATCTAATGCTAGTTTACTGGATTCCAAAAACTGGCTGCACAATACCTCCAAATGCTTCCCATCGTGTAGCAGTTGGCGCAATTGTCCTGAATGATAAGAAAGAG GTTCTTGTGGTCAAGGAAAAGAGAGGTGGATTTCATGGGATTGGTGTTTGGAAGATACCTACTGGATTAGTTGATGCA GGTGAGGAGATTTTTGAAGCAGCTATTAGAGAAGTTAAAGAAGAGACAGGA aTTGACACAGAATTTGTGGAAGTACTAGCATTCAG ACACACACACAATTCATTCTTTGGAAAATCAGatatatcttttatttgcaTGCTGTGTCCTCTTTCTTTTGACATCAAAAAGCAAGAACTGGAAATTGAGGCAGCTCAG TTGTTGAAGAATGACTGTGGAACTAATTATAGCATAGGAATCTAA
- the LOC114397508 gene encoding fasciclin-like arabinogalactan protein 1: MQLLRAVLAAALLLLATLSDAHNITTILSKHPEFSTFNHYLTLTHLAPEINGKTTITVCAVDNAAMSDLLSKHPSIYTIKNILSLHVLLDYFGAKKLHQITNGTALAATMYQATGSAPGSAGFVNITDLHGGKVGFGAENNDGTLSSTFVKSVEEIPYNISVIQISKVLPSAAAEAPAPAPTQQNLTNIMSKHGCKVFADALSAQPDALNTFNDNLDGGLTVFCPLDDAFKAFLPKFKNLTKSGKVALLEFHGVPVYQSKATLKSNNGLQNTLATDGANKFDFTVQNDGEDVTLKTKLTTAKITDTLIDEQPLAIFAISKVLQPKELFKGEAEAPAPAPEPSAADAPAPAKKGKKKKKAADAPADDSDAPADSPDDAADVTADDSNGAVKTNGGRYGGGVVALALGLVLGLPLVL, encoded by the coding sequence ATGCAGCTCCTCCGGGCGGTGCTCGCGGCGGCGCTGCTCCTCCTCGCCACTCTCTCCGACGCCCACAACATCACAACCATCCTCTCAAAGCACCCTGAGTTCTCCACCTTCAACCACTACCTGACCCTGACCCACCTGGCCCCGGAAATCAACGGCAAAACCACCATCACCGTCTGCGCCGTGGACAACGCCGCCATGTCGGACCTCCTCAGCAAGCACCCCTCCATTTACACCATCAAGAACATCCTCTCCCTCCACGTCCTCCTCGACTACTTCGGCGCCAAGAAGCTCCACCAGATCACCAACGGCACCGCCCTCGCCGCCACCATGTACCAGGCCACCGGCAGCGCTCCCGGATCCGCCGGCTTTGTCAACATCACCGACCTCCACGGCGGAAAGGTCGGCTTCGGCGCCGAAAACAACGACGGCACACTCTCCTCAACTTTCGTCAAATCCGTAGAAGAAATCCCTTACAACATCTCAGTAATCCAGATCAGCAAAGTTCTTCCCTCTGCCGCAGCGGAAGCCCCTGCACCCGCACCCACCCAACAAAACCTCACCAACATTATGTCAAAACACGGATGCAAGGTCTTCGCCGACGCTCTCTCTGCTCAACCCGACGCGCTTAACACCTTCAATGACAACCTCGACGGGGGCTTAACCGTCTTTTGCCCCCTCGACGACGCGTTCAAAGCGTTTCTCCCCAAATTCAAAAACCTAACCAAATCCGGTAAGGTCGCGCTTCTCGAATTCCACGGTGTTCCGGTTTACCAGTCCAAAGCCACTCTCAAATCCAACAACGGACTTCAGAACACTCTCGCCACTGATGGCGCTAACAAGTTCGACTTCACTGTTCAGAACGACGGTGAAGATGTTACTCTGAAAACGAAGCTCACCACTGCGAAGATCACCGACACGTTGATTGACGAACAGCCTCTCGCGATTTTCGCTATTAGTAAGGTGCTTCAGCCCAAGGAGCTGTTTAAGGGTGAGGCGGAGGCTCCGGCGCCTGCGCCGGAGCCTTCTGCCGCCGACGCTCCTGCGCCGGCGAAgaaggggaagaagaagaagaaggcggCTGATGCGCCGGCGGATGATTCTGATGCTCCTGCTGATTCTCCCGATGATGCTGCTGATGTGACCGCCGATGACAGTAACGGCGCCGTTAAAACTAACGGCGGGAGGTACGGTGGTGGTGTTGTTGCCTTGGCTTTAGGTTTGGTTTTGGGGTTACCGTTAGTGCTGTGA
- the LOC114396842 gene encoding uncharacterized protein LOC114396842 yields the protein MFNATEIAWGFPKFIPLDELCDSSSGFIVNDTCIIEVQILVSKSEQDNQVNQQINKIDNNHDIDKPIKHTDNFLPKETLTTSFGELVDFRGLGKIEQVFVQLLEEVCSRHPSLIDSQQKRSGRFVEWAFTALGRVLHFLKTKKVKDMNGDACNHLQILWEELKMFRFDLTWLEPHVQSALGMKTCIERSVQMKRMGEDVTALEMETKRLKAKMIEAEVNLEIARRNLMKEKEGFEECDLDAELGYGRP from the coding sequence ATGTTCAATGCAACAGAAATTGCTTGGGGTTTTCCAAAATTCATACCCTTAGATGAACTTTGTGACTCTAGCAGTGGGTTTATTGTGAATGATACCTGTATAATTGAAGTTCAGATTTTGGTTAGCAAGTCAGAACAGGATAATCAAGTAAACCAACAAATTAACAAGATTGATAATAATCATGATATTGATAAGCCTATTAAACACACGGACAATTTCTTACCCAAGGAAACGCTCACAACCTCATTTGGTGAGCTAGTCGATTTTCGGGGTTTAGGGAAAATAGAGcaagtttttgttcaattgtTAGAAGAAGTATGTTCTCGACATCCCTCACTCATTGACAGTCAGCAGAAAAGAAGTGGCAGGTTTGTTGAATGGGCATTCACAGCTTTGGGTCGAGTTCTACATTTTCTCAAGACTAAAAAGGTGAAAGATATGAATGGTGATGCTTGCAatcatcttcaaattttatGGGAGGAGCTGAAGatgtttagatttgatttgacttGGCTGGAACCTCATGTTCAATCTGCCTTGGGTATGAAAACTTGTATTGAAAGATCTGTTCAGATGAAAAGGATGGGGGAGGATGTGACTGCTTTAGAGATGGAAACAAAGAGGTTGAAGGCAAAGATGATTGAAGCAGAGGTAAACCTTGAAATAGCAAGAAGAAacttaatgaaagaaaaagaaggcttTGAAGAGTGTGATTTGGATGCTGAACTGGGATATGGACGACCATAA
- the LOC114395826 gene encoding 4-coumarate--CoA ligase-like 1, translated as MGTYVENFASEEEHVFRSQHSPVPVPDNVTLPEFVLQNAELYADKVAFVDAVTGKGVTFSEVVTGVHRFSKALRTLGLRKGHVVIVVLPNVVEYAIVALGIMAAGGVFSGANPTSHVSEIKKQAESADAKLIVTNVTNYEKVKALELPIILLGDEVVEGAMNWNKLLEAADRAGDDLTKEPIQQNDLCAMPFSSGTTGMSKGVMLTHRNLVANLCSTLFGVTKEMEGLVTTLGLIPFFHIYGITGICCATLKSKGKVVVMGRFELKTFLNALITHEVTFAPIVPPIILTLVKNPIVDEFDLSKLKLQAIMTAAAPLAPELLNAFEHKFPGVAVQEAYGLTEHSCITLTYAQKGLGSTHRNSVGFILPNLEVKFVDPDTGRSLPRNTPGELCVRSQCVMQGYYKQEDETAQTIDKNGWLHTGDIGFIDDEENVFIIDRIKELIKYKGFQVAPAELEAILLSHSSVEDAAVVPLPDEEAGEIPAASVVLSPGEKESEEDIMNYVASNAAHYKKVRVVHFVEAIPKSPSGKIMRRLVKERMVEKMKTESLTKSKNI; from the exons ATGGGAACCTATGTGGAAAATTTCGCAAGTGAGGAGGAACATGTCTTTCGTAGCCAACACTCACCTGTTCCTGTCCCTGACAACGTGACATTGCCGGAATTTGTGCTCCAAAATGCTGAATTGTATGCTGATAAGGTTGCATTTGTGGATGCTGTGACCGGAAAAGGGGTTACTTTTAGTGAGGTGGTGACGGGTGTACACAGGTTTTCTAAGGCCTTAAGAACTCTTGGTCTGAGGAAAGGGCATGTTGTGATTGTAGTGCTTCCAAATGTGGTAGAGTATGCCATTGTTGCTTTGGGGATAATGGCTGCTGGTGGGGTGTTCTCAGGTGCAAATCCAACATCACATGTATCAGAAATTAAGAAACAGGCAGAGTCTGCTGATGCCAAATTGATTGTCACAAATGTCACAAACTATGAAAAG GTAAAGGCTTTGGAGCTACCTATTATTTTGCTAGGAGATGAAGTTGTTGAAGGTGCCATGAATTGGAACAAGTTGCTTGAAGCAGCAGACCGTGCAGGGGATGATTTGACAAAGGAGCCTATTCAGCAGAATGATCTTTGTGCCATGCCATTCTCATCAGGCACCACAGGAATGTCAAAGGGTGTGATGCTCACTCATAGAAATCTAGTGGCCAATCTTTGCTCTACACTCTTTGGTGTGACCAAAGAAATGGAGGGTCTGGTCACCACACTAGGCTTGATTCCCTTCTTTCACATTTATGGCATCACAGGAATATGTTGTGCCACTCTTAAGAGCAAAGGGAAAGTTGTGGTGATGGGAAGGTTTGAGTTGAAAACTTTTCTCAATGCCTTGATCACACATGAGGTCACATTTGCACCCATTGTGCCCCCTATCATTCTCACCTTGGTGAAAAATCCAATAGTGGATGAATTTGACCTCAGCAAGCTAAAACTCCAGGCCATTATGACTGCAGCAGCTCCACTTGCACCAGAACTCCTTAATGCTTTTGAACATAAGTTCCCTGGCGTTGCTGTCCAAGAG GCATATGGACTAACTGAGCATAGCTGCATCACCCTCACTTATGCACAAAAAGGATTGGGAAGTACTCATAGAAACTCAGTGGGGTTCATCCTCCCAAATTTGGAAGTTAAGTTTGTTGATCCTGACACTGGTCGATCCCTCCCAAGGAACACACCTGGGGAACTCTGTGTAAGAAGCCAATGTGTGATGCAAG GTTACTATAAACAGGAGGATGAGACTGCCCAAACCATTGACAAGAATGGATGGCTTCACACAGGTGACATTGGATTCATAGATGATGAAGAAAATGTATTTATCATTGATCGTATCAAGGAGTTGATTAAGTACAAAGGCTTCCAA GTTGCTCCTGCAGAGTTAGAGGCCATTTTGCTGAGTCATTCATCAGTTGAAGATGCAGCTGTGGTGCC ATTACCAGATGAAGAGGCTGGGGAAATCCCAGCTGCAAGTGTTGTTTTGAGCCCAGGTGAAAAAGAGAGTGAGGAGGACATCATGAACTATGTTGCCTCCAATGCTGCACATTACAAGAAAGTGAGAGTGGTGCACTTTGTGGAAGCCATACCAAAGTCACCCTCTGGGAAAATCATGAGGAGGCTTGTCAAAGAGAGGATGGTGGAAAAGATGAAGACAGAGTCCTTAACAAAATCTAAGAATATCTAA